One segment of Nostoc piscinale CENA21 DNA contains the following:
- a CDS encoding DUF4915 domain-containing protein, translated as MLLHSNVQAALPVEILASRHFIDWLELQQISLAFTTYQSSRLMLLGVDNRHQLSGFERFFRPRYGVICDSRTDLSQF; from the coding sequence ATGCTTTTACACTCTAATGTTCAGGCTGCTCTCCCTGTAGAAATACTTGCTTCGCGTCATTTCATCGACTGGCTGGAACTCCAGCAAATTAGTCTAGCGTTTACTACTTATCAAAGTTCGCGGCTGATGTTGTTGGGAGTAGACAACCGCCATCAATTATCAGGATTTGAGCGTTTTTTTCGACCGCGCTATGGGGTTATATGCGACTCCAGAACGGATTTATCTCAGTTCTAA
- a CDS encoding TIGR03032 family protein, which translates to MGLYATPERIYLSSKSQIWQLDNVLTPGQLYDGYDKLYIPRTAYTTGDLDIHDLAVETNNQRIIFISTILNCLATVSDRHSCIPLWKPKFISSLVNEDRCHLNGLAMVNGQPRYVTLCSQSDVVDGWRDKRQGGGCVIDIQSDEVIATGLSMPHAPRFYQDKLWLLNAGTGEFGYIDTDGKFVAIAFCPGFLRGLAFSGDYAIVGLSKPRDKTFAGLKLDEHLDKKNTEARCGLMVIDLKTGDVAHWLRLEGEVTELYDVQVLSGVRRPQALGFQTQEIEQLITLDPRSPLMGGNLAGDNQAQSDSWTNPTVEQLYQQALALQQQLKLTEAIAQYEQIISQYPQYAPAWYQLGVIMDNQGQIEQAVLAYQQALIINPKYAEAHNSLGIVQVAKQDLETAIACFESAIISNPNYAFAHNNLGLAWQMQGKLSAAAVKFQEALAKNPQYPEAYLNLGIVFEAQDNLQGAIACYRSAIHNKPDYIKAYIRLGSALLSLAMATQGEVDEARAAFEKVLQLQPDSAEAFTYLFYLKEMTCDWQMRQSELTRLWEQTLLEIESGKTTTIGPFDTLYKPWDSNCLLKIARTHGENIKVQWASVQQYLNFIHSRSLTGRLRIGYLSNDFRNHATSHLMRSLFNLHDRANFEIFAYSFGADDKSEYRQYIATNCEQFRDITTLSIEESAQQIYDDGIHILVDLKGYTAGSRSGILALKPAPIQVNYLGYPGTMGADFIDYMIGDAIVTPPEFADSFSEKLVILPHSYQVNDYQQAIAATSVSRSQYGLPEQGFVYCCFNNNYKIEPQIFDVWMRILAAVPGSVLWLLVRFPAAEDNLKKAAEARGIDSDRLIFAQYHRKAEHLARHQLADLFLDTLYCNAHTTASDALWAGLPVLTCRGETFASRVGASLLTAVGLPDLVSHNLEQYEQLAIHLGNSPETLLKLKQRLAQNLMSYPLFDTPRFTHNLEQAYFAMWHIYSAGQLPQPIIVDESVIAKS; encoded by the coding sequence ATGGGGTTATATGCGACTCCAGAACGGATTTATCTCAGTTCTAAATCTCAAATTTGGCAGTTAGACAATGTGCTAACTCCCGGACAACTTTATGATGGTTATGACAAGCTTTATATTCCCCGAACTGCTTATACTACGGGGGATTTAGATATTCATGATTTAGCTGTAGAAACAAATAACCAACGCATTATATTTATCAGTACTATATTAAATTGTCTGGCAACGGTGAGCGATCGCCATAGTTGCATTCCTTTATGGAAACCTAAATTTATTTCTAGCTTAGTTAATGAGGATCGTTGTCACCTCAATGGTTTAGCAATGGTCAACGGTCAGCCTCGTTATGTGACTTTATGTAGTCAATCTGATGTGGTGGATGGTTGGCGTGACAAGCGACAAGGCGGTGGTTGTGTAATTGATATTCAATCTGATGAGGTGATTGCTACAGGTTTATCTATGCCCCATGCGCCACGATTTTATCAGGATAAGTTGTGGTTACTCAATGCTGGTACTGGGGAATTTGGCTATATCGATACAGATGGCAAATTTGTGGCTATTGCTTTTTGTCCTGGTTTTCTGCGGGGTTTGGCTTTTAGTGGTGATTATGCGATTGTTGGCTTATCTAAACCCCGTGACAAAACTTTTGCTGGCTTAAAACTAGATGAACATTTAGACAAGAAAAATACTGAAGCTCGCTGTGGTTTGATGGTGATTGACTTAAAAACTGGTGATGTTGCTCATTGGTTACGTTTAGAAGGAGAAGTGACAGAACTTTATGATGTGCAAGTTTTATCAGGAGTTCGTCGCCCCCAAGCCTTGGGTTTTCAAACTCAGGAGATTGAGCAGTTAATTACCCTCGATCCGCGTTCTCCTTTGATGGGGGGAAATTTGGCTGGTGATAATCAAGCTCAGTCTGATTCCTGGACAAATCCAACTGTAGAACAGCTTTACCAGCAGGCGTTAGCTTTACAACAACAATTAAAATTAACTGAAGCGATCGCCCAATACGAACAAATCATTAGCCAATATCCCCAATATGCTCCGGCTTGGTATCAGTTGGGGGTAATTATGGACAATCAAGGACAAATTGAGCAAGCTGTTTTAGCTTACCAACAAGCATTGATAATTAACCCTAAATATGCAGAAGCTCATAATAGTTTAGGTATTGTGCAAGTCGCCAAGCAAGATTTAGAAACAGCGATCGCTTGTTTTGAATCTGCAATCATCAGCAATCCTAATTATGCTTTTGCTCACAATAATCTGGGTTTAGCTTGGCAAATGCAAGGCAAGTTATCAGCCGCAGCCGTTAAATTTCAAGAGGCTTTAGCAAAAAATCCCCAATATCCAGAAGCTTATTTGAATCTAGGTATTGTTTTTGAAGCACAAGATAACTTACAAGGTGCGATCGCTTGTTATCGTTCAGCAATTCACAACAAACCAGACTATATAAAAGCTTATATTCGTTTAGGATCAGCACTGTTATCTTTAGCGATGGCTACACAAGGTGAAGTAGATGAAGCCAGAGCAGCTTTTGAAAAGGTATTACAATTGCAACCAGACTCGGCTGAAGCTTTCACTTACTTGTTTTACCTCAAAGAGATGACTTGCGATTGGCAAATGCGTCAGTCTGAATTAACGCGTTTGTGGGAACAAACTCTTTTGGAAATTGAGTCAGGAAAAACAACCACAATCGGCCCCTTTGATACCTTATATAAGCCTTGGGACAGTAATTGTCTGCTAAAAATAGCTCGAACTCATGGAGAAAATATTAAAGTACAATGGGCAAGTGTGCAGCAATATCTGAATTTTATTCATTCTCGTTCTTTGACTGGGCGACTACGCATTGGCTATTTATCTAATGATTTCCGCAACCATGCTACAAGTCATTTGATGAGAAGCTTATTTAATCTGCACGATCGCGCTAATTTTGAGATATTTGCTTATTCTTTTGGCGCAGATGACAAGAGCGAATACCGTCAATACATTGCAACTAACTGCGAACAGTTCCGCGATATTACTACTTTATCTATAGAAGAGAGCGCCCAGCAAATTTATGACGATGGCATTCATATATTAGTTGATCTTAAAGGTTACACAGCTGGTTCTCGCAGTGGGATTTTGGCTTTAAAACCTGCGCCTATTCAAGTTAATTATTTGGGCTATCCCGGAACAATGGGTGCAGACTTTATTGATTATATGATTGGCGATGCAATAGTTACACCACCAGAATTTGCTGATAGTTTCAGTGAAAAACTAGTCATCTTACCCCACAGTTATCAAGTCAACGATTATCAACAAGCGATCGCTGCTACTTCTGTAAGTCGTTCTCAGTACGGTTTACCAGAGCAGGGTTTTGTTTATTGCTGCTTTAATAATAACTATAAAATTGAACCGCAGATTTTTGATGTATGGATGCGGATTCTCGCCGCAGTTCCAGGGAGTGTGCTTTGGTTACTGGTGAGATTTCCTGCTGCTGAGGATAATCTGAAAAAAGCAGCCGAGGCTAGAGGAATTGATAGCGATCGCTTAATTTTTGCCCAATATCACCGCAAAGCCGAACATTTAGCTCGCCATCAACTAGCAGACTTGTTTCTAGATACTTTATATTGCAATGCTCACACGACTGCTAGTGATGCTTTGTGGGCTGGTTTACCAGTTCTTACCTGTAGAGGAGAAACTTTTGCTTCTCGTGTCGGGGCTAGTTTGTTAACAGCCGTTGGTTTACCAGATTTAGTGAGCCATAATTTAGAACAATATGAGCAGTTAGCAATCCATTTAGGAAATTCCCCTGAAACATTGCTGAAACTCAAACAGAGATTAGCACAAAATCTGATGTCTTACCCTTTGTTTGACACACCACGTTTTACCCACAACTTAGAACAAGCTTACTTTGCGATGTGGCATATTTATTCTGCTGGGCAACTTCCACAGCCAATCATTGTAGATGAATCAGTGATAGCAAAGTCCTAA
- a CDS encoding DUF4347 domain-containing protein, producing MASTTTAIKQTLVIIDAGIDDYQILELGIIPTAKVTVLNKQQDGIAQISALCSKYPGASIQIIAHGSPGCLQLGNSQLNLDNLHTYCQQLQQWQAAEILIYGCEVAQGEKGKSFIQKLHQITKANIAASAGKIGSAQQGGSWELEHKLGEITSQVGLTAETRQTYPGVLTTFATATNFTVGSSPRLVTVGDFNGDGKLDLAVANRYSNNVSVLLGNGTGGFGTATNFTVGTTAQSVTVGDFNGDGKLDLAVANYNSNNVSVLLSNGTGGFGTATNFTVGSNPFSVTVGDFNGNGKLDLVTVNYNSNNVSVL from the coding sequence ATGGCATCTACTACTACTGCAATAAAACAAACTCTAGTCATTATCGATGCGGGAATTGATGACTATCAAATACTAGAATTAGGCATCATACCCACCGCGAAAGTTACCGTCCTCAACAAACAACAAGACGGCATCGCTCAAATCAGCGCCCTGTGCAGCAAATATCCCGGAGCCAGTATTCAAATCATTGCCCACGGTAGCCCAGGCTGCTTGCAACTAGGTAATAGTCAACTCAACCTAGACAATCTCCACACCTATTGCCAACAACTACAGCAATGGCAAGCCGCAGAAATCCTAATTTATGGGTGTGAAGTTGCCCAAGGCGAAAAAGGTAAAAGCTTTATCCAAAAGCTACACCAAATTACCAAAGCGAACATTGCCGCCTCAGCCGGGAAAATTGGCAGCGCCCAACAAGGAGGAAGTTGGGAACTAGAACACAAGCTAGGGGAAATCACTTCACAGGTGGGGTTAACAGCAGAAACTAGACAAACCTACCCTGGAGTGTTAACCACATTTGCCACCGCCACCAACTTCACCGTCGGCAGTAGTCCCAGGTTAGTCACAGTAGGAGACTTCAACGGCGACGGCAAGCTCGACTTGGCTGTTGCTAACAGATACAGCAACAACGTCTCAGTGTTGTTAGGCAATGGTACAGGGGGCTTCGGCACTGCCACCAACTTTACCGTCGGCACTACTGCCCAATCAGTCACAGTGGGAGACTTCAACGGCGACGGCAAGCTCGACTTGGCTGTTGCTAACTACAACAGCAACAACGTCTCGGTGCTGTTAAGCAACGGCACAGGGGGCTTCGGCACTGCCACCAACTTCACTGTCGGCAGTAATCCCTTCTCAGTCACAGTAGGAGATTTCAACGGCAACGGCAAGCTCGATTTGGTTACTGTTAACTACAACAGCAACAACGTCTCGGTGCTAC
- a CDS encoding SDR family oxidoreductase produces MRKTVLITGASSGIGEATAKYFLDKGWNVAATMRSPQKAGDWTKAKNIICPYLDVTNPDTIESALDETLAAFGQIDVLVNNAGYALMGPLEGVTPEQLEHQFQTNFFGLVSTIQKSLPILRRQGGGTIINVASIGGRLAFPLVSSYHATKWAVEGLSESLRYELRRFGIRVKIIEPGGIKTNFINHGIVWASHPVYTDMVSQVKNFNEKINDSLAAPEGVAKTIYRAACDRSARLRYSPYGEAFLLLHAILPDKLWRSLVENVMLRTTK; encoded by the coding sequence ATGCGTAAGACAGTTTTGATTACAGGTGCTTCGAGTGGAATTGGTGAAGCCACAGCAAAGTATTTTTTAGATAAAGGCTGGAATGTTGCTGCAACCATGCGATCGCCACAAAAAGCTGGCGACTGGACAAAGGCAAAAAACATTATCTGTCCGTATTTGGATGTCACAAATCCAGACACCATCGAGTCTGCATTGGATGAGACATTAGCAGCTTTTGGACAGATAGATGTATTAGTTAATAATGCCGGATACGCGCTCATGGGGCCACTGGAAGGAGTGACACCAGAACAGTTAGAACATCAATTTCAAACTAATTTTTTTGGCCTAGTATCGACAATTCAAAAAAGTTTACCGATTTTGCGGAGACAAGGCGGAGGCACAATTATTAATGTGGCTTCAATTGGTGGTCGTCTGGCGTTTCCACTTGTGTCTTCTTATCATGCAACTAAATGGGCGGTAGAGGGACTTTCTGAATCTCTACGCTATGAGCTACGACGTTTTGGAATTCGTGTCAAAATTATTGAACCTGGTGGTATTAAGACAAATTTTATTAATCACGGCATTGTTTGGGCGAGTCATCCTGTTTATACAGATATGGTCTCTCAAGTGAAAAACTTTAATGAGAAGATTAATGATTCTTTAGCTGCGCCGGAAGGTGTGGCTAAAACAATTTATCGAGCAGCTTGCGATCGCTCCGCAAGATTGCGTTATTCTCCTTATGGGGAAGCGTTTCTGCTTCTGCACGCAATTCTCCCCGATAAATTATGGCGGTCTTTAGTTGAGAATGTGATGTTGCGGACAACAAAATAA
- a CDS encoding ATP-binding protein, whose protein sequence is MYLLAQTLAAFQYTKEISTITTLQIPTFPQEPLLRPSTWKALKSLGRVIEDIQFVNKSVSRSARSFALNRALGELTSILKTADNLPQAERGLIVDITQTWQESLLQIAGEIGEISITKPVNNPYVIGDPVQGNLFVGREDIIRQLEEIWVMGNQLQSVVLYGHRRMGKTSILLNASQCLGSGIQLAYVNLLRLGNVPQGVGEVLIAISDEIAQTVKLPPPNDADLLNLPYRTFERYLKQIETSLETGLIIALDEFEKIEELIEAGKIPPDFMGYLRGLVQMSSKIAFAFAGLHTLEEMTSDYFQPFFASIIPIHVNFQERAATRQILANPDEDFLLDYTPEALDEIYALTHGQPYLVQLVGFYLVRRYNDQVFEQGRPRDPVFTIEDVEAVISDPEFFQRGRYYFDGVWGQAAQGAKGQQEILKVLAPQLEGLSFDALAESTGMKSDSLQAALDTLKRHDVVAEIEGRWLIIVELFRRSVVRWRIGDSNP, encoded by the coding sequence ATGTACCTTCTTGCCCAAACTTTAGCAGCATTTCAATATACAAAAGAAATATCGACTATTACTACTCTGCAAATACCAACTTTCCCCCAAGAGCCTCTTTTACGTCCTAGCACTTGGAAAGCTCTTAAAAGTTTAGGTCGTGTAATAGAAGATATCCAGTTTGTTAACAAAAGTGTATCTCGTTCCGCGAGGTCTTTCGCTCTTAACCGTGCTTTAGGTGAACTTACAAGTATTCTAAAGACAGCCGATAACTTACCACAAGCTGAACGCGGTTTAATTGTAGACATTACCCAAACTTGGCAAGAAAGCCTATTACAAATTGCTGGTGAAATTGGAGAAATTTCCATCACTAAGCCTGTAAATAATCCTTATGTCATAGGTGACCCAGTGCAAGGTAATCTCTTTGTTGGCAGAGAAGATATCATCAGACAACTAGAAGAAATCTGGGTGATGGGTAATCAACTCCAGTCAGTGGTTTTATATGGTCACAGGCGTATGGGTAAAACTTCAATTTTGCTGAATGCGTCTCAATGTTTAGGTTCAGGCATCCAATTAGCTTACGTCAACCTGCTGCGGTTGGGAAATGTACCCCAAGGTGTGGGTGAGGTGTTAATAGCAATTAGTGATGAAATTGCTCAAACAGTGAAACTTCCGCCACCAAATGACGCTGATTTATTGAATCTTCCTTATAGAACTTTTGAACGTTATTTAAAACAGATAGAAACCAGTTTAGAAACTGGCTTAATTATTGCCTTAGATGAATTTGAGAAAATTGAGGAACTCATCGAAGCCGGAAAAATCCCTCCAGACTTTATGGGTTATTTGCGGGGGTTGGTGCAAATGAGTTCTAAAATTGCTTTTGCTTTTGCTGGGTTGCATACTTTAGAAGAAATGACCTCAGATTACTTTCAACCTTTTTTCGCCAGCATTATTCCTATTCATGTCAACTTTCAAGAACGTGCAGCTACTCGCCAAATTTTAGCTAACCCAGATGAAGATTTTCTCCTTGACTACACCCCAGAAGCTTTAGACGAAATTTATGCTTTAACTCATGGTCAACCATATTTAGTCCAACTGGTGGGATTTTATTTAGTGCGGCGCTACAATGACCAAGTATTTGAGCAAGGAAGACCCCGCGACCCTGTTTTTACAATTGAAGATGTAGAAGCTGTGATTAGTGACCCTGAGTTTTTCCAGCGCGGACGCTACTATTTTGATGGGGTTTGGGGTCAAGCGGCGCAAGGTGCAAAGGGTCAGCAGGAAATATTAAAGGTACTTGCACCTCAGCTAGAAGGGTTAAGTTTTGATGCGTTAGCTGAGTCTACAGGGATGAAAAGTGATAGCTTACAGGCAGCTTTAGATACTTTAAAGCGTCATGATGTAGTGGCAGAAATTGAGGGACGCTGGCTAATTATAGTAGAACTATTCCGTCGTTCTGTTGTGCGATGGAGAATAGGAGACTCGAACCCCTGA
- a CDS encoding HAD family hydrolase → MSLKAVLFDFNGVIINDERIHLQLIDEILVNENLQPQKPQERQACLGRSDRACFQELLANRGRVVTEEYLNQLLHRKAEAYVLELEKLEKLPIYSGVEDLIYQVRSQNLHLGLVSGALRKEIELVLNRAKLADYFTVIVAGDDITTSKPKPDGYLLAVERFNLQYPELNLQPQECIALEDTPAGIQAAKLANMKVVGVANTYPFHMLQRCCNWTVDYLTDLELERVQNVFSGKEPQPRVSEC, encoded by the coding sequence ATGAGTTTAAAGGCAGTTCTGTTTGATTTTAATGGTGTCATCATTAACGATGAACGCATTCACCTGCAATTAATCGATGAGATTCTCGTGAATGAGAATCTCCAACCCCAAAAACCCCAAGAGCGTCAGGCTTGTTTGGGCAGGAGCGATCGCGCTTGTTTTCAAGAACTGCTGGCAAATCGTGGTAGAGTAGTCACGGAAGAGTATCTCAACCAGCTACTTCACCGCAAAGCTGAAGCTTATGTACTGGAATTGGAGAAATTAGAGAAACTGCCCATATATTCAGGTGTAGAAGATTTAATTTATCAAGTGCGTTCCCAAAATCTTCATTTAGGTTTAGTTAGTGGCGCACTCCGCAAAGAAATTGAATTAGTACTCAACCGCGCCAAACTCGCAGACTACTTTACAGTTATTGTTGCAGGTGACGACATCACCACTAGTAAACCCAAACCAGATGGTTATTTGTTAGCCGTGGAACGCTTCAACCTACAATATCCCGAATTAAATTTGCAACCGCAAGAATGTATCGCCCTTGAAGACACCCCCGCAGGTATCCAAGCAGCAAAACTAGCCAACATGAAAGTTGTAGGTGTAGCCAATACCTATCCTTTCCACATGCTTCAGCGTTGCTGTAACTGGACTGTAGATTATTTGACTGATTTAGAACTTGAACGAGTGCAGAATGTCTTTTCTGGCAAAGAACCGCAGCCAAGGGTAAGTGAATGTTAG
- a CDS encoding phosphodiester glycosidase family protein, translating to MRKIWLLSLTIVSVGVMPLWLGISLLPKSISSAIPNPKTIRYFERTLPQGIAHVLLIPANSKFVVTPALSQQTNTVEEFAQKHQAVAIINAGFFDPANQKSTSYMIANGQLVADPRQNERLIDNPKLRPYLIAILNRSQFRRYLCGGKTRYAIAVHNEAPPAECRVIDAIGAGPRLLPKLTSEQEAFVDNTNGRDAIGSKQPNARTAVGITRDGSILLVMVAQKPSQPNNSGVSLPQLADLMKKLGASEAMNLDGGSSSSLYYNGKTFYGKVDSQGNVIKRPVKSVLLVQDNSSQ from the coding sequence ATGAGAAAAATTTGGCTGCTGAGTTTAACTATAGTGAGTGTTGGTGTAATGCCTTTGTGGTTGGGTATAAGTTTGTTACCAAAGTCGATATCTTCGGCAATTCCCAACCCAAAAACTATCCGCTACTTTGAACGCACTTTACCCCAAGGTATAGCTCATGTTTTGTTAATTCCAGCCAACAGCAAGTTTGTAGTCACTCCAGCATTATCACAGCAGACAAACACTGTAGAAGAATTTGCCCAAAAGCATCAAGCTGTCGCTATTATCAACGCTGGCTTTTTTGACCCAGCCAACCAAAAATCTACATCTTATATGATTGCTAACGGTCAATTGGTAGCTGATCCCAGACAAAACGAGAGATTAATTGATAATCCCAAATTAAGACCTTACTTGATTGCAATTTTAAATCGGAGTCAATTTCGTCGCTACTTATGTGGAGGAAAAACCCGCTACGCCATTGCTGTGCATAATGAAGCACCACCAGCCGAATGTCGCGTAATTGATGCTATTGGTGCTGGGCCGCGACTGTTACCAAAACTCACATCTGAGCAAGAAGCTTTTGTAGATAATACTAACGGACGCGATGCAATTGGAAGTAAACAACCCAACGCTAGAACGGCTGTAGGTATTACCCGCGATGGCAGCATTCTTTTAGTGATGGTAGCGCAAAAGCCTTCACAACCAAATAATTCTGGTGTATCTCTACCACAACTCGCAGATTTAATGAAAAAACTTGGCGCATCCGAAGCTATGAACTTAGATGGCGGTAGTTCATCTTCCCTTTATTACAACGGTAAAACCTTCTACGGCAAAGTTGATTCACAAGGCAATGTCATCAAGCGACCTGTAAAATCCGTTTTATTAGTTCAAGATAATTCGAGTCAGTAG
- a CDS encoding TolB family protein → MTKRTIFIPIFACCSLLTGCFGYPRLVSYPFDPGGRSINSLASELSPQTSGRYIVFISDRRGSQDVYMFDTLTRNLIDLPGLNALDTIASHPSVSQDGRYIVFAASRQGRSAIFLYDRETRQSRNLTNNLQAEVRHPTISADGSRIAFESSNNGQWDILVYDRFGRPLDIPQDPR, encoded by the coding sequence ATGACCAAACGTACTATTTTTATCCCTATATTTGCTTGCTGTAGTTTACTAACTGGTTGTTTTGGCTATCCCCGGTTGGTGAGTTATCCGTTTGATCCGGGGGGACGAAGTATTAATAGTTTGGCTTCGGAATTAAGTCCGCAAACTTCTGGGAGATATATTGTTTTTATTAGCGATCGCCGGGGTAGCCAAGATGTTTATATGTTTGATACCCTGACGCGCAATTTAATTGATTTACCTGGTTTAAATGCTTTAGATACGATCGCCTCTCACCCTAGCGTTTCCCAAGATGGTCGTTATATTGTGTTTGCTGCTAGTCGTCAGGGGCGATCGGCGATTTTTTTATATGACCGCGAAACCCGTCAATCTCGCAATTTAACTAATAATTTGCAAGCCGAAGTTCGTCACCCGACTATTAGTGCTGATGGTAGCCGCATTGCCTTTGAGTCAAGTAATAACGGGCAGTGGGATATTTTAGTTTATGACCGTTTTGGGCGACCATTGGACATACCCCAAGATCCTCGATAA
- a CDS encoding TolB family protein, with amino-acid sequence MKKFTPILWLQRPIHWSLIFGLISLLVSCGASEIPLGPTSLNSRYTEEQPTLSGNGRFLAFVSNRNGSHQLLMYDLQQQTFVRIPGLNRPETISESPSLSYTGRYIVYLTSDQGRPVVALYDRAIQQSQILTPAYRGWVRNPGVSPDGRYVVFETASRGQWDIEVLDRGPNVELDIPNGAAVDGPTN; translated from the coding sequence GTGAAAAAATTTACGCCTATTCTGTGGCTCCAAAGACCGATTCATTGGAGCCTGATTTTTGGCTTAATCAGCTTACTTGTATCTTGTGGTGCCAGTGAGATTCCCCTGGGGCCGACTTCGTTAAATAGCCGTTACACAGAAGAACAACCGACGTTAAGTGGTAACGGTCGGTTCTTGGCATTTGTTTCAAATCGTAATGGTAGTCACCAGTTATTAATGTACGATTTGCAACAGCAAACATTTGTGAGAATTCCAGGTTTAAATCGACCAGAGACGATTAGTGAAAGCCCTAGCTTGAGCTATACAGGGCGTTATATTGTTTATTTAACTAGCGACCAAGGTAGACCAGTAGTAGCTCTTTATGATCGCGCCATACAACAGTCGCAAATTCTCACACCTGCCTATCGTGGCTGGGTGCGAAATCCTGGTGTTAGTCCTGATGGACGTTATGTTGTGTTTGAAACAGCCAGCCGTGGTCAATGGGATATTGAAGTTTTAGACCGTGGCCCGAATGTTGAATTAGATATTCCTAATGGGGCGGCGGTGGATGGGCCGACGAATTGA
- a CDS encoding MerR family transcriptional regulator produces the protein MLIGELSTKTGLSKDTIRFYEKIGLITANERQAGTRIYKEFGIETVEQLRLINQGKALGFTLNEIKQLINEWGSNEIPKTEQILIIEHKLQEITQKMQQLGDIKTYLAEKLNKLKQEVCVETLQ, from the coding sequence ATGTTAATTGGTGAACTCTCGACAAAAACAGGATTGTCGAAAGATACAATTCGTTTTTATGAAAAGATAGGACTGATTACTGCTAATGAAAGACAAGCAGGAACAAGAATATATAAGGAATTTGGTATAGAGACAGTAGAACAACTGCGGTTGATCAATCAAGGTAAAGCCTTGGGGTTTACATTGAATGAAATTAAGCAGCTAATAAATGAATGGGGAAGTAATGAAATACCTAAAACTGAGCAAATACTGATTATTGAACACAAACTTCAAGAAATTACTCAAAAAATGCAACAACTAGGAGACATAAAAACTTACCTAGCAGAAAAACTCAATAAGCTGAAACAAGAAGTATGTGTAGAAACTCTACAATAA